ATGCGATGCGCCTCGACGGCCTGTTCCGGCGTCATGTGAATGGGGCCCATAAACCACTCCGGCTCATAGGCGCCAATGGGCAGCAGGGCCAGACGGATATTACGAAAGTCCGCGGCAATCTCCTTAAAAAAGCCGCCGAACCCGGTGTCGCCCGCAAAGTAAATCTCTCCGCTGCTGGATCGCGTCATCCATCCGCACCAGAGCGTGCGATTGCGGTCAAAGGGGCCGCGCGCGGAAAAATGCTGCGCCGGTACGCAGTGCATCTGCATGCCGTTCCATTCCGTTGCCTGCCACCAATCGAGTTCGTGAATCTGCTGGAAGCCGAGGTTGCGCAGCGGTTCCCGCAGGCCGAGAGGGCAGAAGATGGCTGGATCAAAGCGCCGGGCTAGCTGGCGCAGAGTGGCGTAATCGCAGTGATCATAATGGTTGTGCGAGAGCAGAATGGCGTCAATCGGCGGCAGATCCTCGAAGTCCAGGCCGGGAGCGCGATGGCGTCGCGGCCCGGCAAAAGAAACCGGGCTGACGCGCTCGGACCACACCGGATCGGTCAGCAGATTGAGTCCCATGGTTTGCAGCAGAAAAGTCGAATGGTTCACAAATGTGACGTGTAGCGTCTCGCCTTCCACCCGCTCGGCCGGCCGGGGGCCAGGAGTCGAAGGCGTGAACTTCTCCCACGCGCCGGGCTTGCGCTGCGTGACCCAGCGCAGAAACGAGGAGAAGTCCTGCTTGGGGGTATCCGGATTGAAGAAGCGGCCCCGGCGCACATGCGGGCCTCGCCAGGGGGAGAGATTTGAGGTTTGGAGCGTCATTGTCAGTTGTTAGGTAGATGCGGCCGGGTGTGAACAAGGTGCGGGCAGACAGGTCTTATTCGTTTATGCGGCCCTGTATGTCGAGTGGGGTCAGTTCAATCGCAAGGCGAAATTTGGATTGCGCACATGACATTTTCTTCATTAGCCTATGAATCCATTGACCTGTTCGGCTCTGCGTCGTCAGATGGTGGCAGGGTCCCGTGGCCGGCTGGCGTTGTCTGTCGCCACTCGCGTAGGCTGGTTGCACCGGGCACAAGGTGAGATGAACTTATGAAGTTGCTTGTCGTCGAAGACGATGTGGCGAATGCCCAGTTTCTTGAGCGCGCTTTAGCAGAGAACGGCTACAACATTGATCTTGCTCACAATGCCGCGGCGGCCGAGCGGCTGGCGCTGGAGGGTGGGCACGCCGTCATCATTCTGGATCTCGGATTGCCGGACGAGGATGGCCTTTCCCTGATCACTCGCCTCAAGGCGGGCGGAGTGAAGGCTCCGGTGCTTATCTTGTCTGCCCGTCGCGCGGTTGATGACCGGGTGCGCGGTCTGGAACAGGGGGGCGATGACTATCTCACCAAGCCCTATGCCTTGCCCGAGTTGCTGGCTCGCGTGCGCAATCTGCTGCGCCGCAATAGCAGTGCGCCCGATACTTCGACCGTGCTGCGCGTGCTTGATCTTGAAATGAACCTGCTGCGCCGCGAGGCCACGCGCGCCGGGGAATTATTGCAGTTGACCACGCAGGAGTTTGCGTTGCTGGAGTTTCTCTGCCGCCACGCGGGGCGCGTCGTGACGCGATCCATGATTCTGCAGCAGGTTTGGGGCATGCGCATTCAGCCGGATACTAACGTGGTCGATGTGCATATCTACAGGCTGCGCAGCAAGGTTGAGCGGCCAGATCTGCCGCAGTTGATTCGTACCATTCGAGGAGTGGGGTATGTCCTCCGCGATAAATAAGACGCGCGGTCAGACGGCTGCCTGGCGCATCTCCTTATGGGGCACGGCGGCCTTTGCATTGGGCACAGTGATTCTCTTTGTCTTCCTGCACCATTTTGTTGCGCAAGAGATTCAGCTTCGCAGCGACTCATGGCTGAGCGGAGAAGTGGAGACGCTGGGAGACGTGGCCCGGCACACCCCGAGAGGTGTGCTCTACGATCGCATTGTGAGCGAGGTGGCAGAGCTGGCCACCAAGGAAGTACCCCACGGCCGTGAGCCGGAAGCCGATCCGAATCGTTCTGTCTTCTTTATGCAGACTACCGCCGGCGGCGCGCTGAAGCTGTGGGTAGGCGAGCAGAACAGGAATGAAGCCCTGAAGTCGATTCAGCGAGCGAACATTCAACCGGGGCATCCAGTCAATGTTCACATCGCGGGCATCTCCAAGGATTTTCGTGTTGCCGATACGCGCATGGATAACGGGGATCTGATCTATCTCGGCCTTTCCAGCCGGCAGGAAGATCAGACTCTCGACACGCTCCGGCTCTACTTCTTTCTGATTTGTGTGGGCATCGTTCTTCTCGGATTTTTGATCATCTTCTTTACGACGCGTCGCATGCTCGGCCATGTGCAGCGCATCACTGAGACGGCTGCCAAGATTGGCCATGACGATTTGCGCAGCCGGGTGCCCGAAGTCAAAGGCGAAGACGAGGTGGCGCGCCTGGCGACCACGCTCAACCGCATGCTTGACCGCATTGAGAACTCGGTGCGGCAACTGCATACCATGACGGACGCGCTGGCCCATGACATGCGGAGCCCCATCACGGCAATCCGTGGCCGATTAGAGGCCGCGCTTCTGCGCACTGAGGATGGGGGCTGGGTCGAGCCTGTTGCTTCCTCCATTGAGGATCTTGACCGGCTCTGCGAAGTACTTACCAAATCACTGGATGTGGCGGAAGCCAGTGCCGACGCGTTGCGGCTGCACAAGGAGCCGGTCAACCTGGACGAAATGCTGCAGACGATGGTGCATCTCTATGAGCCGAGCATGGCGGAGAGTGGTCTGAGCGTGACTCTGCGAGGCTTTTCGCCGGTGTTCGTTTCTGCTGATCCCGGCCTGCTGCAGCGCATGATCATGAATCTTTTTGACAATGAGATCAAGCACCTGCCGCCGGGTTGCTCGGTTCATGTTCAGCTTCGCGCCGAAGAGGATTCCGGCTGGATTGTGCTGGAGGATGATGGCCCTGGTTTTCCTGCTGAAGTGCAGCCACGTCTCTTTGAGAAGTATGCAAAAGGGCCGCAATCGGGAGGCTCCGGACTGGGACTTGCGTTCGTCGAGGCGGTGGTGCGTGCGCATAACGGCCACATCCGCGCCACGAATCTACCGTCGCGGGGAATTCACATGGAAATCGGATTGCCGCTTGCACCAGCTTCGCAAACCGCGAAAGCCGCCACGGCCAGTACTGCCTGAATACAGCCCGCCAGCCACGCGCCAAGAGCAGGCTTCGTGTTTTGATCGCATGCGAACGGTGTTATCTAAAGCGCCATAGCGCTGCGGGTCGTTCGCATCTAAATTGAGAGTCATGGCCGAAGAGCAAGCTGAAGTAAAGGGCCGCGATGCTTATGAGAAGTCCTTTCCTGAAGGTTCTTCGAAGTCGCGTGACCGCATGTCTGCCGCGCTTGCGCTGGCAGTGCTGGGTGTCGTTTATGGTGACATCGGCACCAGTCCCATTTATGCACTGCAACAGTGCTTCATCGGGGATCACCCGTTGCCTGTTTCACAGGGCAACGTTCTCGGCATTCTGTCGCTTGTCTTCTGGACGCTGGTGATGGTGATCTCCATCAAGTACATGGTCTATGTGCTGTGCAATGACAACAAAGGCGAGGGCGGCATCTTTGCCCTGCTCGCGTTGTTGCGGCCCAATAAGGGGCAGAGCCGCTGGTCGAGAAGAATGCTCATCCTGATCGGGGTGGTGGGCGCGGCCACACTCTACGGCGACTCGATGATTACGCCGGCAATATCAGTGCTGAGCGCGGTGGAAGGGCTGCATGTCGCCACTCCCTCTCTGAGCGCCTTTGTCGATCCCATTACCGTACTCATCCTTCTCGTCCTTTTTGCCGTGCAGAAGTTTGGCTCAGGCAAAATAGGTATCGCTTTTGGTCCGGTCATGGTGGTGTGGTTTTTCTCCCTGGCGGTACTGGGCATACACGGCATTCTGCACGCGCCGGTAGTTTTGTTCGCCTTGCTGCCAACTTACGCCGTGAACTTCTTTCTTCACAACGGAGTCACCGGCTTTCTGGTTCTGAGTGCTGTCTTTCTGGTCACCACAGGTGGCGAGGCCCTCTACGCGGATCTCGGTCACTTTGGCCGCACGCCGATACGCCGCGTCTGGTACGGATTTGTGCTGCCTGCCCTCTTGCTCGACTACTTTGGGCAGGGAGCCCTCTTACTTGCTCATCCGAAAGCAGTGAAAAACCCGTTCTTCCTGCTTGCACCTCACTGGGCGCTCGTACCCCTTGTTCTGCTGGCCACGGCCGCTACGGTGATTGCGTCCCAGGCAGCGATCACCGGGGCATTTTCGCTGACACGCCAGGCCATTCAGCTCAACTATCTTCCCCAGTTCCAGGTCTTGCAGACCTCGGCTGAATCCTCCGGGCAGATTTATGTGCCCCTGGTGAATTGGCTGCTGATGGTTGCGGCCATTGGTCTCGTGCTGGCTTTTCACAGCTCCACCAATCTGGCTTCGGCTTATGGCGTGGCGGTGAATATGTCCATGGCTATCACCACGCTCTTGGTCTTTCATGTGCATCTGGAGCGCAATGGCTGGAAGCTGCGTTCCGCGTTGCTTTTCCTGATTGTCTTTTTGGCCATTGACCTGAGCTTTCTTGGTTCCAACATGCTCAAGATTCCTGATGGCGGATGGATATCGCTTGCCATTGGCGCTGCCATGCTCGTTGTGATGACCAGTTGGCGTCAGGGATCGCGGCTGCTCGCCGAGCAAATGGCCGAAAATGCTGAGCCGTTCGATCAATTTGTGCAGCGTATTCGCAAGCAGAAGGTGCCCCGGCTTGCTGGAACAGCAGTTTTTCTCACGGGACGTCTGCATCAGACTCCGCCTGCGCTGCAGCAGGTGGTGCGCCATATTGGCGTGCTGCAGGAGCGGGTCATTTTGCTCACCGTGCTCATTGAGAAGGTTTCGCGCGTCAATCTGGAAGATCGGCTCGAGGTCGATGTGCTGGAGGATGGCTTTGTCCGGGTCGTACTCCATTACGGCTATATGCAGGGGCCGAATATTCCCTCGGATTTACAGCGCTTGAATGAGCATGGTATCCAGTTGGACCTCGCGAGTATCTCTTACTTCATCGGCCAGGTCGATATGCTGGCAGGACGCAAGCGGAGCGGAATGATGGTGCTGCGTGACCGGCTCTTCGTCTGGATGGCGCGCAATACCCGCGACATGACTTCGTCCTATCACATCCCGGCGGGGCAGGTGATGTCGGTTGGCTTGCAGGTAGGTATTTGATCGGCAGGCAATAGAAAAGGCTGGCGAGTCTCGCCAGCCTTTTGCTGTTTCATGAGCTGTCGGCTACTGCAACTTTGCCAGTTCACGCTGGGCAATCTGACCCGCGAAGTTGGCCTTGTTCTGATCCTGCACCTTGGCCAGAATCTGCTTGGCCTGGTCCGGATCGGTGTTCTCGTAGTACTGCGCCAGAGCCAGCTGAGCAGAACTTGCCGGAACAGTCGCTGACGGATGCTTCGCCACGTCTTTGTAGAGTTCCACGGCCTGCGAACCACGATTGGTCTGAATGTAGAGGCTGGCGAGCGCCATTTTGGCCAGCGCGGCCACGTTCTTGTCGCGGGCATCGGCAGCTTGCTTCAACTCTTTTTCCGCAGCCGTGTTGTCGCTCATCTGCAGATCGGTGAGGCCGGCGAAGTAGCGGGCATCCTGACCTGCATACAGCCAGCCATAATTGTCTGCCGCCTTCTCAAAGAGCGGATGTGCAGCCTTGGCGCGGGCAGCAGCGGTCGGGTAGCTGCCTTGCTGCAGGTCAGCTGGCTCGCCGGGCTGCGTCAGGGGTGCCGTATAAACGTTCAGCGCCTTGTTCAGGGCGGCCTGGGCGTGCTGCTGGCGAGTGGTGTAAGTCACAGCGGCAGCAACGATGATTGCAATCACGACGACAGCCACCACGCTGTAGCGGATGACAAGGCTGCGGTTCTCCTGAACCCAGTCCAGGGCTGAATTGGTCGAATCGACAAAGCGGTCGTGCTTCAGTGCGTGACGTGTCTGTGTATCCACGGGTCCTTCAGGAATCCTTCAAAGGCGGGGTGGCAGTCGCAGGCGCTGACTCTCCATGAGAGGGCCGCGCTTTGGCTGCTGGAATACTGGAAGTCTACCAGAGCAGCCGTTATTCCGTCTGCCAGGACGCACGAACCGGCGTGTCCTGGCAGAACCGGAGGCAACGAAGGGCCGGTGGCTCAGGCGGCGCGAGAGCCGCCCTCAAACCCGCCATTTTCCACTTTTTCCTGGCAGGAGATGCAGTAGGGGGTCCAGGGAACTGCTTCCAGCCGCCGAGGGCTGATGTCCTCTCCACATTCCGCGCACTCGCCATAGGAGCCGTCTTCCAGCCGCTCCAGCGCCAGCCGCACCAGAGAAAGCTGCGTATGCTTGTTGGTCCCCTGGCTGAAGATCAGCTCCTGCTGGTAAGACATTACAGCCTGATCGGCAGGATCGATACGGTTTTCCATTTCGGGTTCGCGGCCCTGCCGCACAGTGGCCAGAACGGAACGTTCCAGTTCCGTCTTCTGCTCCACCAGTTTCTGCTGCAGTGTCTTCCGGGCTACATTCCCCGCTTTTCTCTGCACTTTGCGAGAGGGGATCTCAAGTTTCTTCATCATCGTTTGCACTCCTTCTTTTGATCCTTCAAGAGAGAATGCGTCTGGCCGTAATAGGTGTCGTTCTGTCGTGTGTGCGTGTCTTCGAATTACTTGAGTTGGACGCAGGAATTCCACAAAACGATCGCGTTTTTGTGTGGAAGTTTCGATTCTTTGAAAATCATTGCGCTATGTTTCAGAAAATAGTCAGTCCGCATGCTCTTGCTGTGAAGCCGGAGGGCATTTAGGCTGATAGCAGCCATGTACGAGAACTTCCAAGCCACAGACCGCTGGACTCAGGAGACCCTCCATTGCCGCTGGAGGGCGAATATTGTTGCCATTGCCACGCGCCATGCCGACGCCGTCGATATCCGCTTTGACGTCAGCGGCCGCCCGGTCTGGATTGCCATGCCGCTGCTCGCCTGGGTCGAGCAGAAGAAGCGTACTGGCCACATCATTACGGATCAGTTGGCCGCGCAGGCTGCCGGCCGCTATCTCAAGCAGATCATCCAGAACGGCTACGACAATGGCCGCGAGATGTACACGATGACGGTGGATGAGGTTCTGGAACACGTGGATGCCGTGCTGCATGAGGCTGGCCACACCAGCAAGCTGCCGCCCCTGGTGCCGACCGGCGATGATGAACAACATCCCGTTTAACCGCGAAATCCAATGAAAAAACGCAAATGCGCCTGTCTCGGGCGCATTTCTGCTTTTTGCCACATCGCCGTTCTGAATGGCACAATACTCAGTCCGCCTGCTGTCGCACGGCCGCGGGTGCGCGCATCTTAAGGAGCATTGTGTTTATGGGAGCGACCACGGTCACGCGGGATCTGAAGCAACTCATTGAGGGTCCATACGTTCACCGCAATTTATCGACGCCGCAACTGGTGGAAACAGCCGTGGCGCGTGGCGAGGGCCGTCTGGCCTTGAATGGCGCGCTGGTGGCGCGCACAGGTGCCCGCACCGGCCGCTCTCCCCGCGACAAGTTCGCGGTGGAGGATGAGCTCACGCAGGAGCGCGTCCACTGGGGCAAGGTCAACCAGCCGTTTCCTAAAGACAAGTTTCATGCGCTGCTCGACCGCGTGCTGGCGCATATGGCCGAGCGCGACCTCTACGTGATGGATCTGGCAGCGGGCGCGGACCGGAAGTACCAGCTTCCGATTCAGGTGATTTGCGAGTACGCCTGGCATGCGCTTTTTGTGAAGCAGCTTTTCATTCGCCCTACCCTGGCCGAACTGGAAACGCACATGCCCGAATTCACCGTGATCGCCGCGCCGGAATTTGAGGCCATCCCCGAGCGGGATGGAACCAAGTCGGGCACGTTCATTGTGGCCGATTTTTCCGAGCGCATCATTCTCATCGGCGGCACCAAGTACGCCGGCGAAATGAAGAAATCCATCTTCGGCGTCATGAATTTTCTGCTGCCCGAGCGCAATGTCTTCCCCATGCACTGCTCGGCCAACATTGGCCAGCAAGGCGACACGGCGCTCTTCTTCGGGCTTTCCGGCACCGGTAAAACAACTCTCTCGGCCGACCCTCAGCGCTTTCTCATCGGCGACGACGAGCATGGCTGGAGCGCCGACGGCGTCTTTAACTTTGAGGGCGGCTGCTATGCCAAGTGCGTTGATCTGTCAGAGGAAAAAGAGCCGCAGATTTTCCGCGCCATTCGCTTCGGTTCGGTGCTCGAAAACGTGGTGATTGACCGCCGGACCGGCGTGCCGGACTACACCGATGTGCGCTATACCGAAAACACGCGCGCGGCCTACCCTATCGATTACATCGACAACGCCGTCATCCCCGGCGTGGGTGGCCACCCGAAGAATGTGCTGTTTCTCGCCGCCGATGCCTTCGGCGTGCTGCCTCCGGTTGCCAAGCTCGATCCGGACCAGGCGATGTATCACTTTCTTTCCGGCTACACGGCGAAGCTGGCCGGCACCGAGGCTGGCCTCGGCAGCGAGCCGGTACCGGAGTTCTCCACCTGCTTTGGCTCACCGTTTCTGCCGCTTGCGCCACGTGTTTATGCCGAGATGCTGGGCCGCCGTCTGCGCGAGCATGGCGCGCAGTGCTGGCTGGTCAACACGGGCTGGAGCGGAGGCGGCTTCGGCGTGGGCCAGCGCATGAGCCTCAAGATCACACGCGCCATTGTGGATGCGATCCTCAACGGCACACTCGCCAACGCCGAATACGCGACGGAGCACGCCTTCGGGCTCAGCATTCCCACCTCATGCCCCCACGTTCCGGCGGATATTCTCAACCCGCGCAATATGTGGGCCGAGAAGACGGCTTATGACGCGCAGGCGCAGATGCTGGCTGCGAAGTTTGAAGAGAACTTCAAGAAGTTCGACGTGCCTGCCAATGTTCGCGCGGCCGGGCCACACGCAAGAAAGTAGGCCGGGAGAAAGCTCATGTTTTTACGCAAGCTCAAAGTGGACTATCTGCGGAATGGGGAAGCGGCAGCGAGCGCCTGCCCGATTCACTGGATCGATAATTTTGCCATGCGCAACTTCACCAACGACGCCATTTTTGATGACACGCTGCCGATTGGCGACGGTCTCATTGAGGTGGGCCTGCGCGTGCCCGAAGAGCGCCTGCAGACGGCGATGGATGACTGGTTTCGCCGCAAAGGCTACCTGAAGGCCGGCGACCGCTTGCTGGTGCAGGAGGCTCGCCCGGAGTAAGAACCGCGATCCCAGCCAGCCCCAGACCCACCGCTATGCATCTTAGGGACTGTTGTTCAGGAGAAGAAAGACTATGTTCCTGTTACTCGCGCTGTTGCTGGTGATTGTCTGGGTCGTTTCGTTCGTGACATTTCACGTGGCCGGATTCCTCATTCACATCCTGCTGATTCTGGCTGTGATTTCGCTGATCCTGCACTTCTTCCGAGGGAAGAAGTCGGCCTGACGAAGAGCCAAGCCGCAAAAAAATAAGAGGGCCGGATTGCTCCGGCCCTTTGTGCTGCAGGCTATCGCTGCTACTCGCTGTAGTGCAGCAGACTGAAGACGTCCAGGTCAGGGAAGCGCTCGCGGCCCTTCAGGAAGTCGAGCTCCACGGCGAAGGCCAACCCGGCAATCTCGCCGCCCAACTGGCGCACCAGCTTTACCGTGGCTTCCATGGTGCCGCCGGTGGCGAGCAGATCATCGACCAGCACAATGCGCTGGCCCGGCTCGATGGCGTCCTCGTGG
The DNA window shown above is from Acidobacterium capsulatum ATCC 51196 and carries:
- a CDS encoding lmo0937 family membrane protein, with the protein product MFLLLALLLVIVWVVSFVTFHVAGFLIHILLILAVISLILHFFRGKKSA
- the pckA gene encoding phosphoenolpyruvate carboxykinase (ATP), yielding MGATTVTRDLKQLIEGPYVHRNLSTPQLVETAVARGEGRLALNGALVARTGARTGRSPRDKFAVEDELTQERVHWGKVNQPFPKDKFHALLDRVLAHMAERDLYVMDLAAGADRKYQLPIQVICEYAWHALFVKQLFIRPTLAELETHMPEFTVIAAPEFEAIPERDGTKSGTFIVADFSERIILIGGTKYAGEMKKSIFGVMNFLLPERNVFPMHCSANIGQQGDTALFFGLSGTGKTTLSADPQRFLIGDDEHGWSADGVFNFEGGCYAKCVDLSEEKEPQIFRAIRFGSVLENVVIDRRTGVPDYTDVRYTENTRAAYPIDYIDNAVIPGVGGHPKNVLFLAADAFGVLPPVAKLDPDQAMYHFLSGYTAKLAGTEAGLGSEPVPEFSTCFGSPFLPLAPRVYAEMLGRRLREHGAQCWLVNTGWSGGGFGVGQRMSLKITRAIVDAILNGTLANAEYATEHAFGLSIPTSCPHVPADILNPRNMWAEKTAYDAQAQMLAAKFEENFKKFDVPANVRAAGPHARK
- a CDS encoding response regulator transcription factor, producing the protein MKLLVVEDDVANAQFLERALAENGYNIDLAHNAAAAERLALEGGHAVIILDLGLPDEDGLSLITRLKAGGVKAPVLILSARRAVDDRVRGLEQGGDDYLTKPYALPELLARVRNLLRRNSSAPDTSTVLRVLDLEMNLLRREATRAGELLQLTTQEFALLEFLCRHAGRVVTRSMILQQVWGMRIQPDTNVVDVHIYRLRSKVERPDLPQLIRTIRGVGYVLRDK
- a CDS encoding MBL fold metallo-hydrolase: MTLQTSNLSPWRGPHVRRGRFFNPDTPKQDFSSFLRWVTQRKPGAWEKFTPSTPGPRPAERVEGETLHVTFVNHSTFLLQTMGLNLLTDPVWSERVSPVSFAGPRRHRAPGLDFEDLPPIDAILLSHNHYDHCDYATLRQLARRFDPAIFCPLGLREPLRNLGFQQIHELDWWQATEWNGMQMHCVPAQHFSARGPFDRNRTLWCGWMTRSSSGEIYFAGDTGFGGFFKEIAADFRNIRLALLPIGAYEPEWFMGPIHMTPEQAVEAHRILNPHTSIATHFGTFSLADDGEFAPLHRLHAELATSPLATPFVVLREGESHSLQSATEAAAVSATVQD
- a CDS encoding TraR/DksA family transcriptional regulator, producing MMKKLEIPSRKVQRKAGNVARKTLQQKLVEQKTELERSVLATVRQGREPEMENRIDPADQAVMSYQQELIFSQGTNKHTQLSLVRLALERLEDGSYGECAECGEDISPRRLEAVPWTPYCISCQEKVENGGFEGGSRAA
- a CDS encoding sensor histidine kinase; translated protein: MSSAINKTRGQTAAWRISLWGTAAFALGTVILFVFLHHFVAQEIQLRSDSWLSGEVETLGDVARHTPRGVLYDRIVSEVAELATKEVPHGREPEADPNRSVFFMQTTAGGALKLWVGEQNRNEALKSIQRANIQPGHPVNVHIAGISKDFRVADTRMDNGDLIYLGLSSRQEDQTLDTLRLYFFLICVGIVLLGFLIIFFTTRRMLGHVQRITETAAKIGHDDLRSRVPEVKGEDEVARLATTLNRMLDRIENSVRQLHTMTDALAHDMRSPITAIRGRLEAALLRTEDGGWVEPVASSIEDLDRLCEVLTKSLDVAEASADALRLHKEPVNLDEMLQTMVHLYEPSMAESGLSVTLRGFSPVFVSADPGLLQRMIMNLFDNEIKHLPPGCSVHVQLRAEEDSGWIVLEDDGPGFPAEVQPRLFEKYAKGPQSGGSGLGLAFVEAVVRAHNGHIRATNLPSRGIHMEIGLPLAPASQTAKAATASTA
- a CDS encoding potassium transporter Kup → MAEEQAEVKGRDAYEKSFPEGSSKSRDRMSAALALAVLGVVYGDIGTSPIYALQQCFIGDHPLPVSQGNVLGILSLVFWTLVMVISIKYMVYVLCNDNKGEGGIFALLALLRPNKGQSRWSRRMLILIGVVGAATLYGDSMITPAISVLSAVEGLHVATPSLSAFVDPITVLILLVLFAVQKFGSGKIGIAFGPVMVVWFFSLAVLGIHGILHAPVVLFALLPTYAVNFFLHNGVTGFLVLSAVFLVTTGGEALYADLGHFGRTPIRRVWYGFVLPALLLDYFGQGALLLAHPKAVKNPFFLLAPHWALVPLVLLATAATVIASQAAITGAFSLTRQAIQLNYLPQFQVLQTSAESSGQIYVPLVNWLLMVAAIGLVLAFHSSTNLASAYGVAVNMSMAITTLLVFHVHLERNGWKLRSALLFLIVFLAIDLSFLGSNMLKIPDGGWISLAIGAAMLVVMTSWRQGSRLLAEQMAENAEPFDQFVQRIRKQKVPRLAGTAVFLTGRLHQTPPALQQVVRHIGVLQERVILLTVLIEKVSRVNLEDRLEVDVLEDGFVRVVLHYGYMQGPNIPSDLQRLNEHGIQLDLASISYFIGQVDMLAGRKRSGMMVLRDRLFVWMARNTRDMTSSYHIPAGQVMSVGLQVGI